In Deinococcus radiotolerans, the genomic stretch CAGTGTGCTCGTCCCTCTCTTCGAAAGGGTCAGATTCTGGAAGTCATCTCTGGAGCACTACCCCTGAAGCACTGCGCGCAGTGCCGGGGCTACATCTGTTTCCACGTTCAATGGCATCAGACATCTATCCCACGGCCGGCCCAGAAGAGCGTCAAGTCGAGTAAGAGGACGGGAAAAGCGGTGATGCAGCGTCATGCCAGCTTGCTGCCCGGTCTCCCCTTTTCACCTTCCCGATTCATCTGCCTCTCTCTACTGGGGACCATTGCCAGTAGGTCAGCGAATACCGTGTCAGGTCACAAGTGATTCAGTTACCTCACTCGCTCTGATGTGATGATTTTTTAAGAATTTAAAAGAATTAAAAAATATGATTGATCATCATCAAGCGGCCAACATGGTCACGTCCCAGACGCGTTTTTTTGGGTTCATCCCTCAGAAACTACGGGTATTCCACCCCGCTTTCCCTCAGAAACTACGGGTATTCCACCCCGCTTTCCCTCAGAAACTACGGGAGAGGAGCATGCCTTACCCCTCGGAAACTACGGGTATTCCGCCCCGCTTTCCCTCAGAAACTACGGGCGTGTCTAGGTGTCCATTCTCCCCTTGTACCTCAGAAACTACGGGAAGGAAAAGCCCAAAGCGATTCTCTTCCCTCAGAAACTACGGGATGGGCGATTGGGGCATCGAAATGGCGTTTCAGACGCCATAAAACGTCTGATCCCCTCAGAAACTACGGGAAAGTCAGCAGGAGCGTCAGGGCATCCCCTCAGAAACTACGGGAAGGAGCGCGGCATCTGTGTACCCCCTACTCACCCTCATCCGATCGCCTCACTGTGGCGCGATCAACAATCGAAGGTCAGCAATTGCGTCCTCGATCGCCAGTCCACCAGCGTGCAAACGCCGCGTCATCTCCCGAACTACTTGGCGCCCATCCACGCGGCCATCCCGGAGTGCCGCCTCCAGCAGACCGCGCTCGTGCGGACTGAGGCGCTTCATGACGCCCAGTACTGACAACTGCCGGTAGACCCACTCGTACAGCTCCGGGCCGGTCAGACCCTCCACGTGCGCCTGAACCTGGGCTTCAAAGACTTCGATGTCTTCTTCAACTTTGCCGTGCCGTTTGCCCGGATGACCTACGTCCCCCTTGGACACTGGTGCGGACGGCTTCGAGGTGGATGAAGTATAACCAGGCAGATTCGCGAAATCCTCGGGACGCTGCACCATCGAGACGAGCAGACCACCGCGGTTGTGAATCGGCCGCTGCGTGGTCATCACGTAATGATCAAATCGCCGTGCCGCCTCCTCAATCCGGTCCGGGAAGACCAGCGTCAGTCGCACGGCCACGCCCTGCTTCACGCCACGGTCCACCAGCAACTGCACCAACGCCGGGTGTTCAGATTCAGGAGGCGGACCGAACACATACCGGATTAGCTTGTCCTTGCCCCTGCCGGTGATTTCCACCTGCCGCACGTAATTGTTCGCCAGCAATTCCTCATGGGCGGGACGAAGGGTCCGTTCAACGTTGTCCGGCCGGTCGCTGACGATGCCCAGTCGGCTGGCCCAGCCCATCAGTGGAAACTGCAACTCCTTCACGAGACCGTTAGGTGCCGCGTCATCAAATTGCAGGGTATCCAGCTGCCGGTAGACTGCACGGACCAGTGGCTGGCTGAGGGTACGGTAGAACTTCAGGTCTAGGGGTTTGATGTAGCCCGACCGCAGGCTGTCCATGATGGGCGGCGCGAGCTGCACCGTGATCACACTGGTGTCCCGGATGCCCGCAGTGGACCGGTGGTAGGCCAGGTAACTCACCTGCGCGAACGACTGTGTGGTCCACCGCTGCGTTCCCTGCGCGTACCACCCTTCATCAATGGTGTACTGCGCCTTGTTGAGCCGCACTAAGCTCTCCTCCAGGGAACGGTAGTACTGCGCCGTGTCGGGAAAGCCAGCCGCTTTCAGAAGGCCGTAAGCCGACAGGGTAAACGGCCCGTCGGGGAGCCCTGCCTCAAAGCACAGGTTCAGCAGTCCCACCATAAAGTCGTTATCGAGTCCGTGTGGAACTACCTGCTGATCAATCGTCGAGCACGTAATGATGACGGGTCGGCCGTCCGGAGTCACGATGTTCTTCTGCCAAGTGCGCAGGCTTGCCGGTACAGTTTTCTGCCCACTGATCAGTGACAGCCGCCCGAGGTTTAACTCGTCGTACCCGCTGCCGTTGTCGATCATCACAGGCTCGCGGCTGACCTTCTTGCGGGGGGGCATGACCCTGATTCTACGGGACGGTCGAGCTGCGCACAGCGTCCGCGACACGGCTCAGTGTGTTTGTAGGAGCCCAGCCCGAATGCGGCTTCGCTGAGAGCTGAAATGGAAATCCAGTTCGTTCGCGCAGCCTGTCCAGGGAAGCAACGGATGATGCTCTCGTCGTCGATTACCAC encodes the following:
- a CDS encoding replication initiator protein A produces the protein MPPRKKVSREPVMIDNGSGYDELNLGRLSLISGQKTVPASLRTWQKNIVTPDGRPVIITCSTIDQQVVPHGLDNDFMVGLLNLCFEAGLPDGPFTLSAYGLLKAAGFPDTAQYYRSLEESLVRLNKAQYTIDEGWYAQGTQRWTTQSFAQVSYLAYHRSTAGIRDTSVITVQLAPPIMDSLRSGYIKPLDLKFYRTLSQPLVRAVYRQLDTLQFDDAAPNGLVKELQFPLMGWASRLGIVSDRPDNVERTLRPAHEELLANNYVRQVEITGRGKDKLIRYVFGPPPESEHPALVQLLVDRGVKQGVAVRLTLVFPDRIEEAARRFDHYVMTTQRPIHNRGGLLVSMVQRPEDFANLPGYTSSTSKPSAPVSKGDVGHPGKRHGKVEEDIEVFEAQVQAHVEGLTGPELYEWVYRQLSVLGVMKRLSPHERGLLEAALRDGRVDGRQVVREMTRRLHAGGLAIEDAIADLRLLIAPQ